A DNA window from Eriocheir sinensis breed Jianghai 21 chromosome 22, ASM2467909v1, whole genome shotgun sequence contains the following coding sequences:
- the LOC127001965 gene encoding uncharacterized protein LOC127001965 isoform X4: MSVNVINEITCTPSMSVYVINEITYTPCMSVNVIIEITCTPSMLVYVINEIAYTPCMLVNMINEITYTPCMSINVINEITYTLCISVNVINEINCTSCMSVYVINEITYTPCMSVYVINEITYTPCMSVNVINEITYIPCMSVYVINEITYTPCMSVNVINEVPYTPCMSVNVINEVPYTPCMSVNVINEVPYTPCMSVNVINEVPYTPCMSVNVINEVPYTPCMSVNVINEVPYTPCMSVNVINEVPYTPCMSVNVINEVPYTPCMLVNVINEVPYTPCMLVNVINEVPYTPCMLVNVINEVPYTPCMSVNVINEVPYTPCMSVNVINEVTFFCLHLSL; encoded by the exons atgtcggtaaatgtgataaatgagataacctgcaccccttctatgtcggtatatgtgataaatgagataacctacaccccttgtatgtcggtaaatgtgataattgagataacttgcaccccttctatgttggtatatgtgataaatgagatagcctacaccccttgtatgttggtaaatatgataaatgagataacctacaccccttgtatgtcgataaatgtgataaatgagataacctacaccctttgcatctcggtaaatgtgataaatgagataaactgcacctcttgtatgtcagtatatgtgataaatgagataacctacaccccttgtatgtcggtatatgtgataaatgagataacctacaccccttgtatgtcggtaaatgtgataaatgagataacctacatcccttgtatgtcggtatatgtgataaatgagataacctacaccccttgtatgtcagtaaatgtgataaatgaggtaccctacaccccttgtatgtcggtaaatgtgataaatgaggtaccctacaccccttgtatgtcggtaaatgtgataaatgag gtaccctacaccccttgtatgtcagtaaatgtgataaatgaggtaccctacaccccttgtatgtcagtaaatgtgataaatgaggtaccctacaccccttgtatgtcagtaaatgtgataaatgaggtaccctacaccccttgtatgtcggtaaatgtgataaatgaggtaccctacaccccttgtatgtcagtaaatgtgataaatgag gtaccctacaccccttgtatgttggtaaatgtgataaatgaggtaccctacaccccttgtatgttggtaaatgtgataaatgaggtaccctacaccccttgtatgttggtaaatgtgataaatgaggtaccctacaccccttgtatgtcggtaaatgtgataaatgag gtaccctacaccccttgtatgtcggtaaatgtgataaatgaggtaacttttttttgtttacatctcagcctatag
- the LOC127001965 gene encoding uncharacterized protein LOC127001965 isoform X17, with product MSVNVINEITCTPSMSVYVINEITYTPCMSVNVIIEITCTPSMLVYVINEIAYTPCMLVNMINEITYTPCMSINVINEITYTLCISVNVINEINCTSCMSVYVINEITYTPCMSVYVINEITYTPCMSVNVINEITYIPCMSVYVINEITYTPCMSVNVINEVPYTPCMSVNVINEVPYTPCMSVNVINEVPYTPCMSVNVINEVPYTPCMSVNVINEVPYTPCMSVNVINEVPYTPCMSVNVINEVPYTPCMSVNVINEVPYTPCMLVNVINEVPYTPCMSVNVINEVPYTPCMSVNVINEVTFFCLHLSL from the exons atgtcggtaaatgtgataaatgagataacctgcaccccttctatgtcggtatatgtgataaatgagataacctacaccccttgtatgtcggtaaatgtgataattgagataacttgcaccccttctatgttggtatatgtgataaatgagatagcctacaccccttgtatgttggtaaatatgataaatgagataacctacaccccttgtatgtcgataaatgtgataaatgagataacctacaccctttgcatctcggtaaatgtgataaatgagataaactgcacctcttgtatgtcagtatatgtgataaatgagataacctacaccccttgtatgtcggtatatgtgataaatgagataacctacaccccttgtatgtcggtaaatgtgataaatgagataacctacatcccttgtatgtcggtatatgtgataaatgagataacctacaccccttgtatgtcagtaaatgtgataaatgaggtaccctacaccccttgtatgtcggtaaatgtgataaatgaggtaccctacaccccttgtatgtcggtaaatgtgataaatgag gtaccctacaccccttgtatgtcagtaaatgtgataaatgaggtaccctacaccccttgtatgtcagtaaatgtgataaatgaggtaccctacaccccttgtatgtcagtaaatgtgataaatgaggtaccctacaccccttgtatgtcggtaaatgtgataaatgaggtaccctacaccccttgtatgtcagtaaatgtgataaatgag gtaccctacaccccttgtatgttggtaaatgtgataaatgaggtaccctacaccccttgtatgtcggtaaatgtgataaatgag gtaccctacaccccttgtatgtcggtaaatgtgataaatgaggtaacttttttttgtttacatctcagcctatag
- the LOC127001965 gene encoding uncharacterized protein LOC127001965 isoform X9 encodes MSVNVINEITCTPSMSVYVINEITYTPCMSVNVIIEITCTPSMLVYVINEIAYTPCMLVNMINEITYTPCMSINVINEITYTLCISVNVINEINCTSCMSVYVINEITYTPCMSVYVINEITYTPCMSVNVINEITYIPCMSVYVINEITYTPCMSVNVINEVPYTPCMSVNVINEVPYTPCMSVNVINEVPYTPCMSVNVINEVPYTPCMSVNVINEVPYTPCMSVNVINEVPYTPCMSVNVINEVPYTPCMSVNVINEVPYTPCMLVNVINEVPYTPCMLVNVINEVPYTPCMSVNVINEVPYTPCMSVNVINEVTFFCLHLSL; translated from the exons atgtcggtaaatgtgataaatgagataacctgcaccccttctatgtcggtatatgtgataaatgagataacctacaccccttgtatgtcggtaaatgtgataattgagataacttgcaccccttctatgttggtatatgtgataaatgagatagcctacaccccttgtatgttggtaaatatgataaatgagataacctacaccccttgtatgtcgataaatgtgataaatgagataacctacaccctttgcatctcggtaaatgtgataaatgagataaactgcacctcttgtatgtcagtatatgtgataaatgagataacctacaccccttgtatgtcggtatatgtgataaatgagataacctacaccccttgtatgtcggtaaatgtgataaatgagataacctacatcccttgtatgtcggtatatgtgataaatgagataacctacaccccttgtatgtcagtaaatgtgataaatgaggtaccctacaccccttgtatgtcggtaaatgtgataaatgaggtaccctacaccccttgtatgtcggtaaatgtgataaatgag gtaccctacaccccttgtatgtcagtaaatgtgataaatgaggtaccctacaccccttgtatgtcagtaaatgtgataaatgaggtaccctacaccccttgtatgtcagtaaatgtgataaatgaggtaccctacaccccttgtatgtcggtaaatgtgataaatgaggtaccctacaccccttgtatgtcagtaaatgtgataaatgag gtaccctacaccccttgtatgttggtaaatgtgataaatgaggtaccctacaccccttgtatgttggtaaatgtgataaatgaggtaccctacaccccttgtatgtcggtaaatgtgataaatgag gtaccctacaccccttgtatgtcggtaaatgtgataaatgaggtaacttttttttgtttacatctcagcctatag
- the LOC127001965 gene encoding uncharacterized protein LOC127001965 isoform X16: protein MSVNVINEITCTPSMSVYVINEITYTPCMSVNVIIEITCTPSMLVYVINEIAYTPCMLVNMINEITYTPCMSINVINEITYTLCISVNVINEINCTSCMSVYVINEITYTPCMSVYVINEITYTPCMSVNVINEITYIPCMSVYVINEITYTPCMSVNVINEVPYTPCMSVNVINEVPYTPCMSVNVINEVPYTPCMSVNVINEVPYTPCMSVNVINEVPYTPCMSVNVINEVPYTPCMSVNVINEVPYTPCMSVNVINEVPYTPCMSVNVINEVPYTPCMLVNVINEVPYTPCMSVNVINEVTFFCLHLSL from the exons atgtcggtaaatgtgataaatgagataacctgcaccccttctatgtcggtatatgtgataaatgagataacctacaccccttgtatgtcggtaaatgtgataattgagataacttgcaccccttctatgttggtatatgtgataaatgagatagcctacaccccttgtatgttggtaaatatgataaatgagataacctacaccccttgtatgtcgataaatgtgataaatgagataacctacaccctttgcatctcggtaaatgtgataaatgagataaactgcacctcttgtatgtcagtatatgtgataaatgagataacctacaccccttgtatgtcggtatatgtgataaatgagataacctacaccccttgtatgtcggtaaatgtgataaatgagataacctacatcccttgtatgtcggtatatgtgataaatgagataacctacaccccttgtatgtcagtaaatgtgataaatgaggtaccctacaccccttgtatgtcggtaaatgtgataaatgaggtaccctacaccccttgtatgtcggtaaatgtgataaatgag gtaccctacaccccttgtatgtcagtaaatgtgataaatgaggtaccctacaccccttgtatgtcagtaaatgtgataaatgaggtaccctacaccccttgtatgtcagtaaatgtgataaatgaggtaccctacaccccttgtatgtcggtaaatgtgataaatgaggtaccctacaccccttgtatgtcagtaaatgtgataaatgaggtaccctacaccccttgtatgtcagtaaatgtgataaatgag gtaccctacaccccttgtatgttggtaaatgtgataaatgag gtaccctacaccccttgtatgtcggtaaatgtgataaatgaggtaacttttttttgtttacatctcagcctatag
- the LOC127001965 gene encoding uncharacterized protein LOC127001965 isoform X2, which yields MSVNVINEITCTPSMSVYVINEITYTPCMSVNVIIEITCTPSMLVYVINEIAYTPCMLVNMINEITYTPCMSINVINEITYTLCISVNVINEINCTSCMSVYVINEITYTPCMSVYVINEITYTPCMSVNVINEITYIPCMSVYVINEITYTPCMSVNVINEVPYTPCMSVNVINEVPYTPCMSVNVINEVPYTPCMSVNVINEVPYTPCMSVNVINEVPYTPCMSVNVINEVPYTPCMSVNVINEVPYTPCMSVNVINEVPYTPCMLVNVINEVPYTPCMLVNVINEVPYTPCMLVNVINEVPYTPCMSVNVINEVPYTPCMSVNVINEVTFFCLHLSL from the exons atgtcggtaaatgtgataaatgagataacctgcaccccttctatgtcggtatatgtgataaatgagataacctacaccccttgtatgtcggtaaatgtgataattgagataacttgcaccccttctatgttggtatatgtgataaatgagatagcctacaccccttgtatgttggtaaatatgataaatgagataacctacaccccttgtatgtcgataaatgtgataaatgagataacctacaccctttgcatctcggtaaatgtgataaatgagataaactgcacctcttgtatgtcagtatatgtgataaatgagataacctacaccccttgtatgtcggtatatgtgataaatgagataacctacaccccttgtatgtcggtaaatgtgataaatgagataacctacatcccttgtatgtcggtatatgtgataaatgagataacctacaccccttgtatgtcagtaaatgtgataaatgaggtaccctacaccccttgtatgtcggtaaatgtgataaatgag gtaccctacaccccttgtatgtcagtaaatgtgataaatgaggtaccctacaccccttgtatgtcagtaaatgtgataaatgaggtaccctacaccccttgtatgtcagtaaatgtgataaatgaggtaccctacaccccttgtatgtcggtaaatgtgataaatgaggtaccctacaccccttgtatgtcagtaaatgtgataaatgaggtaccctacaccccttgtatgtcagtaaatgtgataaatgag gtaccctacaccccttgtatgttggtaaatgtgataaatgaggtaccctacaccccttgtatgttggtaaatgtgataaatgaggtaccctacaccccttgtatgttggtaaatgtgataaatgaggtaccctacaccccttgtatgtcggtaaatgtgataaatgag gtaccctacaccccttgtatgtcggtaaatgtgataaatgaggtaacttttttttgtttacatctcagcctatag
- the LOC127001965 gene encoding uncharacterized protein LOC127001965 isoform X7, protein MSVNVINEITCTPSMSVYVINEITYTPCMSVNVIIEITCTPSMLVYVINEIAYTPCMLVNMINEITYTPCMSINVINEITYTLCISVNVINEINCTSCMSVYVINEITYTPCMSVYVINEITYTPCMSVNVINEITYIPCMSVYVINEITYTPCMSVNVINEVPYTPCMSVNVINEVPYTPCMSVNVINEVPYTPCMSVNVINEVPYTPCMSVNVINEVPYTPCMSVNVINEVPYTPCMSVNVINEVPYTPCMSVNVINEVPYTPCMSVNVINEVPYTPCMLVNVINEVPYTPCMSVNVINEVPYTPCMSVNVINEVTFFCLHLSL, encoded by the exons atgtcggtaaatgtgataaatgagataacctgcaccccttctatgtcggtatatgtgataaatgagataacctacaccccttgtatgtcggtaaatgtgataattgagataacttgcaccccttctatgttggtatatgtgataaatgagatagcctacaccccttgtatgttggtaaatatgataaatgagataacctacaccccttgtatgtcgataaatgtgataaatgagataacctacaccctttgcatctcggtaaatgtgataaatgagataaactgcacctcttgtatgtcagtatatgtgataaatgagataacctacaccccttgtatgtcggtatatgtgataaatgagataacctacaccccttgtatgtcggtaaatgtgataaatgagataacctacatcccttgtatgtcggtatatgtgataaatgagataacctacaccccttgtatgtcagtaaatgtgataaatgaggtaccctacaccccttgtatgtcggtaaatgtgataaatgaggtaccctacaccccttgtatgtcggtaaatgtgataaatgag gtaccctacaccccttgtatgtcagtaaatgtgataaatgaggtaccctacaccccttgtatgtcagtaaatgtgataaatgaggtaccctacaccccttgtatgtcagtaaatgtgataaatgaggtaccctacaccccttgtatgtcggtaaatgtgataaatgaggtaccctacaccccttgtatgtcagtaaatgtgataaatgaggtaccctacaccccttgtatgtcagtaaatgtgataaatgag gtaccctacaccccttgtatgttggtaaatgtgataaatgaggtaccctacaccccttgtatgtcggtaaatgtgataaatgag gtaccctacaccccttgtatgtcggtaaatgtgataaatgaggtaacttttttttgtttacatctcagcctatag
- the LOC127001965 gene encoding uncharacterized protein LOC127001965 isoform X3, which translates to MSVNVINEITCTPSMSVYVINEITYTPCMSVNVIIEITCTPSMLVYVINEIAYTPCMLVNMINEITYTPCMSINVINEITYTLCISVNVINEINCTSCMSVYVINEITYTPCMSVYVINEITYTPCMSVNVINEITYIPCMSVYVINEITYTPCMSVNVINEVPYTPCMSVNVINEVPYTPCMSVNVINEVPYTPCMSVNVINEVPYTPCMSVNVINEVPYTPCMSVNVINEVPYTPCMSVNVINEVPYTPCMSVNVINEVPYTPCMSVNVINEVPYTPCMLVNVINEVPYTPCMLVNVINEVPYTPCMSVNVINEVPYTPCMSVNVINEVTFFCLHLSL; encoded by the exons atgtcggtaaatgtgataaatgagataacctgcaccccttctatgtcggtatatgtgataaatgagataacctacaccccttgtatgtcggtaaatgtgataattgagataacttgcaccccttctatgttggtatatgtgataaatgagatagcctacaccccttgtatgttggtaaatatgataaatgagataacctacaccccttgtatgtcgataaatgtgataaatgagataacctacaccctttgcatctcggtaaatgtgataaatgagataaactgcacctcttgtatgtcagtatatgtgataaatgagataacctacaccccttgtatgtcggtatatgtgataaatgagataacctacaccccttgtatgtcggtaaatgtgataaatgagataacctacatcccttgtatgtcggtatatgtgataaatgagataacctacaccccttgtatgtcagtaaatgtgataaatgaggtaccctacaccccttgtatgtcggtaaatgtgataaatgaggtaccctacaccccttgtatgtcggtaaatgtgataaatgag gtaccctacaccccttgtatgtcagtaaatgtgataaatgaggtaccctacaccccttgtatgtcagtaaatgtgataaatgaggtaccctacaccccttgtatgtcagtaaatgtgataaatgaggtaccctacaccccttgtatgtcggtaaatgtgataaatgaggtaccctacaccccttgtatgtcagtaaatgtgataaatgaggtaccctacaccccttgtatgtcagtaaatgtgataaatgag gtaccctacaccccttgtatgttggtaaatgtgataaatgaggtaccctacaccccttgtatgttggtaaatgtgataaatgaggtaccctacaccccttgtatgtcggtaaatgtgataaatgag gtaccctacaccccttgtatgtcggtaaatgtgataaatgaggtaacttttttttgtttacatctcagcctatag
- the LOC127001965 gene encoding uncharacterized protein LOC127001965 isoform X15, with translation MSVNVINEITCTPSMSVYVINEITYTPCMSVNVIIEITCTPSMLVYVINEIAYTPCMLVNMINEITYTPCMSINVINEITYTLCISVNVINEINCTSCMSVYVINEITYTPCMSVYVINEITYTPCMSVNVINEITYIPCMSVYVINEITYTPCMSVNVINEVPYTPCMSVNVINEVPYTPCMSVNVINEVPYTPCMSVNVINEVPYTPCMSVNVINEVPYTPCMSVNVINEVPYTPCMSVNVINEVPYTPCMLVNVINEVPYTPCMLVNVINEVPYTPCMLVNVINEVPYTPCMSVNVINEVPYTPCMSVNVINEVTFFCLHLSL, from the exons atgtcggtaaatgtgataaatgagataacctgcaccccttctatgtcggtatatgtgataaatgagataacctacaccccttgtatgtcggtaaatgtgataattgagataacttgcaccccttctatgttggtatatgtgataaatgagatagcctacaccccttgtatgttggtaaatatgataaatgagataacctacaccccttgtatgtcgataaatgtgataaatgagataacctacaccctttgcatctcggtaaatgtgataaatgagataaactgcacctcttgtatgtcagtatatgtgataaatgagataacctacaccccttgtatgtcggtatatgtgataaatgagataacctacaccccttgtatgtcggtaaatgtgataaatgagataacctacatcccttgtatgtcggtatatgtgataaatgagataacctacaccccttgtatgtcagtaaatgtgataaatgaggtaccctacaccccttgtatgtcggtaaatgtgataaatgaggtaccctacaccccttgtatgtcggtaaatgtgataaatgag gtaccctacaccccttgtatgtcagtaaatgtgataaatgaggtaccctacaccccttgtatgtcagtaaatgtgataaatgaggtaccctacaccccttgtatgtcagtaaatgtgataaatgag gtaccctacaccccttgtatgtcagtaaatgtgataaatgag gtaccctacaccccttgtatgttggtaaatgtgataaatgaggtaccctacaccccttgtatgttggtaaatgtgataaatgaggtaccctacaccccttgtatgttggtaaatgtgataaatgaggtaccctacaccccttgtatgtcggtaaatgtgataaatgag gtaccctacaccccttgtatgtcggtaaatgtgataaatgaggtaacttttttttgtttacatctcagcctatag
- the LOC127001965 gene encoding uncharacterized protein LOC127001965 isoform X6, with product MSVNVINEITCTPSMSVYVINEITYTPCMSVNVIIEITCTPSMLVYVINEIAYTPCMLVNMINEITYTPCMSINVINEITYTLCISVNVINEINCTSCMSVYVINEITYTPCMSVYVINEITYTPCMSVNVINEITYIPCMSVYVINEITYTPCMSVNVINEVPYTPCMSVNVINEVPYTPCMSVNVINEVPYTPCMSVNVINEVPYTPCMSVNVINEVPYTPCMSVNVINEVPYTPCMSVNVINEVPYTPCMSVNVINEVPYTPCMLVNVINEVPYTPCMLVNVINEVPYTPCMLVNVINEVPYTPCMSVNVINEVPYTPCMSVNVINEVTFFCLHLSL from the exons atgtcggtaaatgtgataaatgagataacctgcaccccttctatgtcggtatatgtgataaatgagataacctacaccccttgtatgtcggtaaatgtgataattgagataacttgcaccccttctatgttggtatatgtgataaatgagatagcctacaccccttgtatgttggtaaatatgataaatgagataacctacaccccttgtatgtcgataaatgtgataaatgagataacctacaccctttgcatctcggtaaatgtgataaatgagataaactgcacctcttgtatgtcagtatatgtgataaatgagataacctacaccccttgtatgtcggtatatgtgataaatgagataacctacaccccttgtatgtcggtaaatgtgataaatgagataacctacatcccttgtatgtcggtatatgtgataaatgagataacctacaccccttgtatgtcagtaaatgtgataaatgaggtaccctacaccccttgtatgtcggtaaatgtgataaatgaggtaccctacaccccttgtatgtcggtaaatgtgataaatgag gtaccctacaccccttgtatgtcagtaaatgtgataaatgaggtaccctacaccccttgtatgtcagtaaatgtgataaatgaggtaccctacaccccttgtatgtcagtaaatgtgataaatgag gtaccctacaccccttgtatgtcagtaaatgtgataaatgaggtaccctacaccccttgtatgtcagtaaatgtgataaatgag gtaccctacaccccttgtatgttggtaaatgtgataaatgaggtaccctacaccccttgtatgttggtaaatgtgataaatgaggtaccctacaccccttgtatgttggtaaatgtgataaatgaggtaccctacaccccttgtatgtcggtaaatgtgataaatgag gtaccctacaccccttgtatgtcggtaaatgtgataaatgaggtaacttttttttgtttacatctcagcctatag
- the LOC127001965 gene encoding uncharacterized protein LOC127001965 isoform X21 has protein sequence MSVNVINEITCTPSMSVYVINEITYTPCMSVNVIIEITCTPSMLVYVINEIAYTPCMLVNMINEITYTPCMSINVINEITYTLCISVNVINEINCTSCMSVYVINEITYTPCMSVYVINEITYTPCMSVNVINEITYIPCMSVYVINEITYTPCMSVNVINEVPYTPCMSVNVINEVPYTPCMSVNVINEVPYTPCMSVNVINEVPYTPCMSVNVINEVPYTPCMSVNVINEVPYTPCMLVNVINEVPYTPCMLVNVINEVPYTPCMLVNVINEVPYTPCMSVNVINEVPYTPCMSVNVINEVTFFCLHLSL, from the exons atgtcggtaaatgtgataaatgagataacctgcaccccttctatgtcggtatatgtgataaatgagataacctacaccccttgtatgtcggtaaatgtgataattgagataacttgcaccccttctatgttggtatatgtgataaatgagatagcctacaccccttgtatgttggtaaatatgataaatgagataacctacaccccttgtatgtcgataaatgtgataaatgagataacctacaccctttgcatctcggtaaatgtgataaatgagataaactgcacctcttgtatgtcagtatatgtgataaatgagataacctacaccccttgtatgtcggtatatgtgataaatgagataacctacaccccttgtatgtcggtaaatgtgataaatgagataacctacatcccttgtatgtcggtatatgtgataaatgagataacctacaccccttgtatgtcagtaaatgtgataaatgaggtaccctacaccccttgtatgtcggtaaatgtgataaatgaggtaccctacaccccttgtatgtcggtaaatgtgataaatgag gtaccctacaccccttgtatgtcggtaaatgtgataaatgaggtaccctacaccccttgtatgtcagtaaatgtgataaatgaggtaccctacaccccttgtatgtcagtaaatgtgataaatgag gtaccctacaccccttgtatgttggtaaatgtgataaatgaggtaccctacaccccttgtatgttggtaaatgtgataaatgaggtaccctacaccccttgtatgttggtaaatgtgataaatgaggtaccctacaccccttgtatgtcggtaaatgtgataaatgag gtaccctacaccccttgtatgtcggtaaatgtgataaatgaggtaacttttttttgtttacatctcagcctatag